One Streptomyces sp. V4I8 genomic window carries:
- a CDS encoding trypsin-like serine protease encodes MTTTLSGSGRHRRRIRFGLPVAAAGVAAAVAAALLTSSAGAATALPTPTVKPATSTASLAELERRVAGAVAGDDTAGETAKKSSYSASTSGSSSTAASDDSTVSPMVIGGTTTSISSAPWMAQLWYYDDQGTADEADDLGFFCGGAVVAPTKILTAAHCVKGYDWYNYGAVVTGTAQLPTTDDAGNSDLHGGTVSLPYRQWNHPSYNATTIDNDIAVITLANPVKATPIRMTTSGDTASYAAGTSAKVYGWGRTSSTSQDISETLKTATLPMQSDSTCTGYYGSEFIKGHMVCAGTPASGSDSGTTSACNGDSGGPLVVNGRIAGVVSWGVQDCVAEGAYSVFAKVTSYVGVVYPRVDDTNISGDHRADLWLRNASTKAGYSKDSNGTSFAARESWGDWNGVNLVLQTDLDRDGYQDLIYRRSSDGDLFWSHYVPSSGSWATKQIADNWKTRTRIVVPGDVTGDYLPDLLSVDSGGYLWIYPGKGNGTFGTRVKVGSGWNQYNSLRGHGDFTGDGRTDLIARSSTGGYIYLFKGTGKSGTGAFATRVKVRTWATYNGFDAVGDVTGDGKADFLARNSAGTLYLYPGTGKATSEIFSTPKSVGTDFKQYDIFG; translated from the coding sequence TTGACCACCACCCTGTCCGGCAGCGGTCGTCACAGACGTCGGATACGTTTCGGGCTGCCCGTGGCCGCCGCCGGTGTCGCCGCGGCCGTCGCCGCCGCGCTGCTGACCTCGTCCGCGGGGGCCGCGACCGCGCTGCCCACGCCCACCGTGAAGCCCGCGACCAGTACGGCCTCGCTCGCCGAGCTGGAGCGGCGGGTCGCGGGTGCCGTCGCCGGTGACGACACCGCGGGGGAGACGGCGAAGAAGTCGTCGTACAGCGCGAGCACCAGCGGCTCCTCCTCCACCGCCGCCTCCGACGACTCCACCGTGAGTCCCATGGTCATCGGCGGCACGACGACCAGCATCAGCTCGGCGCCCTGGATGGCGCAGCTCTGGTACTACGACGACCAGGGCACCGCCGACGAGGCCGACGACCTCGGGTTCTTCTGCGGTGGCGCCGTCGTCGCGCCGACGAAGATCCTCACCGCCGCGCACTGCGTCAAGGGCTACGACTGGTACAACTACGGCGCCGTCGTCACCGGTACCGCCCAGCTGCCGACCACCGACGACGCCGGGAACAGCGACCTGCACGGCGGCACCGTCAGCCTGCCGTACCGGCAGTGGAACCACCCGTCGTACAACGCGACGACGATCGACAACGACATCGCCGTCATCACGCTGGCCAACCCGGTCAAGGCGACGCCGATCCGCATGACGACGTCCGGTGACACCGCCTCGTACGCCGCGGGCACGAGCGCCAAGGTCTACGGCTGGGGCCGCACCAGCTCCACCAGCCAGGACATCTCCGAGACGCTGAAGACGGCCACGCTGCCGATGCAGTCCGACAGCACCTGCACGGGCTACTACGGCAGCGAGTTCATCAAGGGCCACATGGTCTGCGCGGGCACGCCGGCCAGCGGCAGCGACAGCGGTACGACCTCCGCCTGCAACGGTGACTCCGGTGGGCCGCTCGTCGTGAACGGCCGGATCGCCGGTGTCGTCTCCTGGGGTGTCCAGGACTGCGTCGCCGAGGGTGCGTACAGCGTCTTCGCCAAGGTCACCTCCTACGTCGGCGTCGTCTACCCCCGGGTCGACGACACCAACATCAGCGGGGACCACCGGGCCGACCTGTGGCTGCGCAACGCCTCCACGAAGGCCGGGTACTCGAAGGACTCCAACGGCACCTCCTTCGCCGCGCGCGAGTCCTGGGGCGACTGGAACGGCGTCAACCTCGTCCTGCAGACCGACCTCGACCGGGACGGCTACCAGGACCTGATCTACCGGCGCAGCTCCGACGGCGACCTGTTCTGGTCGCACTACGTGCCGTCGAGCGGCAGCTGGGCCACCAAGCAGATCGCCGACAACTGGAAGACCCGCACCCGCATCGTCGTCCCGGGCGACGTGACCGGCGACTACCTGCCCGACCTGCTCTCGGTCGACTCCGGCGGCTACCTGTGGATCTACCCGGGCAAGGGCAACGGCACCTTCGGCACCCGCGTGAAGGTCGGCTCCGGCTGGAACCAGTACAACTCCCTGCGCGGCCACGGCGACTTCACCGGCGACGGCAGGACCGACCTGATCGCGCGCAGCAGCACGGGCGGCTACATCTACCTGTTCAAGGGCACCGGCAAGTCCGGTACCGGCGCCTTCGCCACCCGGGTCAAGGTGCGCACCTGGGCGACCTACAACGGCTTCGACGCCGTCGGTGATGTCACCGGCGACGGCAAGGCCGACTTCCTGGCCCGCAACTCCGCCGGCACGCTCTACCTGTACCCGGGTACCGGAAAGGCCACGAGCGAGATCTTCAGCACACCGAAGTCCGTCGGCACCGATTTCAAGCAGTACGACATCTTCGGCTGA
- a CDS encoding homoserine dehydrogenase: protein MRTRPLKVALLGCGVVGSEVARIMTTHADDLAARIGAPVELAGVAVRRPSKVREGIDPALVTTDATALVKRGDIDVVVEVIGGIEPARTLITTAFEHGASVVSANKALLAQDGAALHAAAEQHGRDLYYEAAVAGAIPLIRPLRESLAGDKVNRVLGIVNGTTNFILDKMDSTGAGYQEALDEATALGYAEADPTADVEGFDAAAKAAILAGIAFHTRVRLDDVYREGMNEVTAADFASAKEMGCTIKLLAICERAADGASVTARVHPAMIPLTHPLASVRGAYNAVFVESDASGQLMFYGPGAGGSPTASAVLGDLVAVCRNRLSGATGPGESAYAALPVSPMGDVVTRYHISLDVADKPGVLAQVATVFAEHGVSIDTVRQQGKDGEASLVVVTHRASDAALNGTVEALRKLDTVRGVASIMRVEGE, encoded by the coding sequence ATGCGTACGCGTCCGCTGAAGGTGGCGCTGCTGGGCTGTGGAGTTGTCGGCTCAGAGGTGGCGCGCATCATGACGACGCACGCCGACGACCTCGCCGCCCGGATCGGGGCGCCCGTGGAGCTCGCGGGGGTGGCCGTACGGCGGCCCTCCAAGGTCCGTGAGGGCATCGACCCCGCGCTCGTCACCACCGACGCCACCGCCCTCGTCAAACGCGGCGACATCGATGTGGTGGTCGAGGTCATCGGGGGCATCGAGCCCGCCCGCACCCTCATCACCACCGCCTTCGAGCACGGTGCGTCGGTCGTCTCCGCGAACAAGGCGCTCCTCGCCCAGGACGGCGCCGCCCTGCACGCCGCCGCCGAGCAGCACGGCCGCGACCTCTACTACGAGGCCGCCGTGGCCGGTGCCATCCCGCTGATCCGCCCGCTGCGCGAGTCCCTCGCCGGTGACAAGGTCAACCGGGTGCTCGGCATCGTCAACGGGACCACCAACTTCATCCTCGACAAGATGGACTCGACGGGCGCCGGGTATCAGGAGGCCCTCGACGAGGCCACCGCCCTCGGGTACGCCGAAGCCGACCCGACCGCCGATGTCGAGGGGTTCGACGCCGCCGCCAAGGCCGCCATCCTCGCCGGTATCGCCTTCCACACGCGCGTGCGTCTCGACGACGTCTACCGCGAGGGCATGAACGAGGTGACCGCGGCCGACTTCGCCTCCGCCAAGGAGATGGGCTGCACCATCAAGCTGCTCGCCATCTGCGAGCGGGCCGCGGACGGCGCCTCCGTCACCGCGCGCGTGCACCCCGCCATGATCCCGCTGACCCATCCGCTCGCCTCCGTACGCGGCGCCTACAACGCCGTGTTCGTCGAGTCCGACGCCTCCGGTCAGCTCATGTTCTACGGCCCCGGCGCGGGAGGTTCCCCGACCGCGTCCGCCGTACTCGGCGACCTCGTCGCCGTCTGCCGCAACCGGCTCAGCGGGGCAACGGGGCCCGGCGAGTCGGCGTACGCCGCCCTGCCCGTCTCACCGATGGGTGACGTCGTCACGCGCTACCACATCAGCCTCGACGTGGCGGACAAACCGGGTGTTCTCGCCCAGGTGGCGACCGTGTTCGCGGAGCACGGTGTCTCGATCGATACGGTTCGCCAGCAGGGCAAGGACGGCGAGGCCTCCCTCGTCGTCGTCACCCACCGTGCGTCCGACGCGGCCCTCAACGGCACCGTCGAGGCGCTGCGCAAGCTCGACACCGTGCGGGGTGTCGCCAGCATCATGCGGGTTGAAGGAGAGTAA
- the lysA gene encoding diaminopimelate decarboxylase, giving the protein MSRSAHPAGPRHADVLPEGHYSAPPADLNTLDPRVWAQTVARDAEGVVTVGGIDVKTLAEQHGTPSYILDEADFRARARAWRGAFGTDADVFYAGKAFLSRAVVRWLHEEGLNLDVCSGGELATALTAGMPADRIAFHGNNKSVDEITRAINAGVGRIVLDSFQEIVRVAHIAQELGKRQRVQIRITVGVEAHTHEFIATAHEDQKFGIPLAGGQAAEAVRRALRLDGIELIGIHSHIGSQIFDMSGFEVAAHRVVGLLKDIRDEHGVELPEIDLGGGLGIAYTSDDDPREPHEIAKALTEIVTRECEAAKLRTPRISVEPGRAIVGPTAFTLYEVGTIKPLDGLRTYVSVDGGMSDNIRTALYDAEYSVALVSRTSDAEPMLARVVGKHCESGDIVVKDAFLPADLAPGDLIAVPATGAYCRSMASNYNHVLRPPVVAVNGDEARVIVRRETEEDLLRLDVG; this is encoded by the coding sequence ATGAGCCGTTCCGCACATCCCGCCGGGCCCCGCCACGCCGATGTCCTTCCCGAGGGCCACTACTCCGCCCCGCCCGCGGACCTCAACACCCTCGACCCCAGGGTGTGGGCCCAGACCGTCGCCCGTGATGCCGAGGGTGTGGTCACCGTCGGCGGCATCGACGTGAAGACCCTCGCCGAACAGCACGGCACCCCCTCGTACATCCTCGACGAGGCCGACTTCCGGGCCCGGGCCCGGGCGTGGCGCGGTGCCTTCGGGACCGACGCCGACGTCTTCTACGCCGGTAAGGCGTTCCTCTCGCGTGCCGTCGTGCGGTGGCTGCACGAGGAGGGGCTCAACCTGGACGTGTGCTCCGGGGGCGAGCTGGCCACCGCGCTCACCGCCGGCATGCCCGCCGACCGCATCGCCTTCCACGGCAACAACAAGTCCGTCGACGAGATCACCCGCGCCATCAACGCCGGTGTCGGGCGTATCGTCCTCGACTCCTTCCAGGAGATCGTCCGCGTCGCCCACATCGCGCAGGAACTCGGCAAGCGGCAGCGCGTCCAGATCCGGATCACCGTCGGCGTCGAGGCGCACACGCACGAGTTCATCGCCACCGCCCACGAGGACCAGAAGTTCGGCATCCCGCTCGCCGGTGGGCAGGCCGCCGAGGCCGTGCGGCGGGCTCTCCGACTCGACGGGATCGAGCTCATCGGGATCCACTCCCACATCGGGTCGCAGATCTTCGACATGTCGGGCTTCGAGGTCGCCGCCCACCGTGTCGTCGGGCTGCTCAAGGACATCCGCGACGAGCACGGCGTCGAGCTTCCCGAGATCGACCTCGGGGGCGGGCTCGGTATCGCGTACACCAGTGACGACGATCCCCGCGAACCCCACGAGATCGCCAAGGCGCTCACCGAGATCGTCACGCGGGAGTGCGAGGCGGCCAAGCTGCGGACGCCGCGCATCTCCGTCGAGCCGGGGCGCGCCATCGTGGGCCCCACGGCCTTCACGCTGTACGAGGTCGGCACCATCAAGCCCCTCGACGGGCTGCGGACGTACGTCTCCGTCGACGGCGGCATGTCCGACAACATCCGTACGGCGCTGTACGACGCCGAATACAGCGTCGCCCTGGTGTCCCGGACCAGCGACGCCGAGCCCATGCTCGCCCGCGTCGTCGGCAAGCACTGCGAGAGTGGGGACATCGTCGTGAAGGACGCGTTCCTGCCGGCCGACCTGGCACCGGGTGACCTCATCGCCGTACCGGCCACGGGTGCCTACTGCCGGTCCATGGCCAGCAACTACAACCACGTGCTCCGGCCGCCCGTCGTCGCCGTCAACGGCGACGAGGCGCGGGTGATCGTCCGCCGTGAGACGGAGGAGGACCTCCTGCGTCTCGACGTCGGGTGA
- the thrB gene encoding homoserine kinase has product MAGPAFRAAAVRVRVPATSANLGPGFDALGLSLGLYDDVVVRVADSGLHIDIAGEGSETLPRDEKHLLVRSLRTAFDLLGGQPRGLEIVCANRIPHGRGLGSSSAAICAGIVAARAVTIGGEAKLDDPALLELATEIEGHPDNVAACLLGGFTLSWMEAGAARAIRMEPADSIVPVVFVPGKPVLTETARGLLPRTVPHVDAATNAGRAALLVEALTRRPELLLPATEDRLHQEYRAPAMPESAALVERLRADGVPAVISGAGPTVLALADADSADKVAHLAGEGWAANRLDLDAQGASVLPLATG; this is encoded by the coding sequence ATGGCCGGTCCAGCGTTCCGCGCCGCCGCCGTCCGGGTGCGCGTCCCCGCCACCAGCGCCAACCTCGGCCCGGGCTTCGACGCCCTCGGCCTGTCGCTGGGGCTCTACGACGACGTGGTCGTCCGGGTGGCCGACTCCGGGCTGCACATCGACATCGCGGGTGAGGGCAGCGAGACGCTGCCGCGTGACGAAAAGCACCTTCTCGTACGCTCCCTGCGCACCGCCTTCGATCTGCTGGGCGGCCAGCCGCGCGGCCTGGAGATCGTCTGCGCCAACCGCATTCCGCACGGCCGCGGTCTGGGCTCCTCCTCGGCCGCCATCTGCGCCGGCATCGTCGCCGCCCGCGCCGTGACCATAGGCGGCGAGGCCAAGCTCGACGACCCGGCCCTGCTGGAGCTCGCCACCGAGATCGAGGGCCACCCCGACAACGTCGCGGCCTGTCTGCTCGGCGGATTCACGCTCTCCTGGATGGAGGCGGGGGCGGCCCGGGCCATCAGGATGGAGCCTGCCGATTCCATCGTTCCGGTGGTTTTCGTGCCCGGAAAGCCGGTGCTCACCGAGACCGCGCGCGGTCTGCTCCCGCGCACCGTCCCGCATGTCGACGCCGCCACCAACGCGGGCCGTGCAGCCCTGCTCGTCGAGGCCCTGACCAGGCGCCCCGAGTTGCTGCTGCCCGCTACCGAGGACCGTCTCCACCAGGAGTACCGCGCGCCGGCCATGCCGGAGAGCGCCGCGCTGGTGGAGCGACTGCGGGCCGACGGGGTCCCGGCAGTGATTTCAGGAGCGGGACCCACCGTGCTCGCGCTGGCCGATGCCGACAGCGCCGACAAGGTGGCCCATCTGGCAGGCGAGGGCTGGGCCGCGAACCGGCTCGACCTCGACGCGCAGGGAGCGAGCGTGTTGCCGCTTGCGACCGGCTGA
- the nrtL gene encoding ArgS-related anticodon-binding protein NrtL, with protein sequence MTPVELSRTVLRAVRRAVDEGELRVTVPERAVVTAPGPGGCGDYATNIALQLARPAGEPSLRVAEILRPHLADADGVADVVVTGPGFINISLRDTAPAALVEEIMRRGTRYGFAEGPHTPSEPHTPSEPHTPPTPYGQLLQLHCAHDVRATVVTETLARLLRSQGALVRTSCEAAPEPEWEAVLGVRIDAHGTPTAPASLDAQGTPKAPAPLNINVRPVPAPADPLPLGRDAARWALLYPAGHDRPRISDDHLVQREGNPLFRVRYAHARTRALSRNAADLGFDAEPGDVRHEVLALLADHPRVLAQAAAHRAPDRLARHLVSVADAVLPLVPAVLPRGAEKPSAAHRARLALAEAAGAVLAGGLSLLGIDAPDHL encoded by the coding sequence GTGACCCCCGTCGAGCTCTCCCGTACCGTGCTGCGCGCGGTGCGTCGTGCTGTCGATGAGGGGGAGCTGCGCGTCACCGTGCCGGAGCGTGCCGTGGTCACCGCTCCCGGGCCCGGTGGCTGTGGGGACTACGCCACCAACATCGCCCTCCAGCTCGCCCGCCCGGCCGGGGAACCGTCCCTCCGTGTCGCCGAGATTCTGCGGCCGCACCTCGCCGACGCGGACGGCGTCGCCGATGTCGTCGTGACCGGACCGGGATTCATCAACATCAGCCTGCGTGACACGGCGCCCGCCGCCCTGGTCGAGGAGATCATGCGGCGCGGAACCCGGTACGGGTTCGCCGAGGGGCCTCACACGCCCTCCGAGCCTCACACGCCCTCCGAGCCTCACACGCCCCCCACCCCCTACGGCCAGCTCCTGCAACTGCACTGCGCCCACGACGTCCGCGCCACCGTCGTCACGGAAACCCTCGCCCGCCTCCTCCGTTCCCAGGGCGCCCTGGTCCGCACCAGCTGCGAGGCCGCGCCCGAGCCGGAATGGGAGGCCGTCCTCGGCGTTCGCATCGATGCCCACGGCACCCCCACGGCACCGGCCTCCCTCGACGCCCAAGGCACCCCCAAGGCCCCGGCCCCCCTCAACATCAACGTGCGCCCCGTCCCCGCGCCCGCCGACCCCCTCCCGCTCGGCCGGGACGCCGCGCGCTGGGCGCTGCTGTACCCCGCCGGCCACGACCGGCCCCGTATCAGCGACGATCACCTCGTCCAGCGCGAGGGCAACCCCCTCTTCCGCGTCCGGTACGCCCACGCCCGCACCCGGGCGCTCAGCCGTAACGCCGCCGACCTGGGGTTCGACGCCGAACCCGGGGACGTACGGCATGAAGTCCTCGCCCTGCTCGCGGATCATCCCCGCGTTCTGGCCCAGGCGGCCGCCCACCGTGCGCCCGATCGTCTCGCCCGGCACCTCGTCAGCGTCGCCGATGCCGTGCTCCCTCTCGTGCCCGCCGTCCTTCCCCGCGGTGCGGAGAAACCCTCGGCCGCCCACCGTGCCCGGCTCGCGCTCGCCGAAGCCGCCGGGGCGGTGCTGGCCGGTGGCCTGTCCCTGCTCGGCATCGACGCACCCGATCACCTCTGA
- the rho gene encoding transcription termination factor Rho, whose product MSDTTDLMGARVEETAAAPATDASAPATGAGSRRRRGTGLEGMVLAELQQVASGLGIKGTARMRKSQLIEVIKEAQAGGGAAPAKAETATETKPKRRATSRARTGDEAAAAKKAEKATEAPAEKAVAQQQIEIPGQPASEDAPAERRRRRATADAGAPTAAPETVAAEAKSEPKAETPAQSQAQQGDAGEGAEGRRRDRRERGRDRDRGDRGDRRKGDDQQGGGRQDRQQGQQQGGGRQDRQRDNGPQDDDDFEGGRRGRRGRYRDRRGRRGRDEMGSTEPQINEDDVLIPVAGILDILDNYAFIRTSGYLPGPNDVYVSLAQVRKNGLRKGDHITGAVRQPKEGERREKFNALVRLDSVNGMAPEHGRGRPEFNKLTPLYPQDRLRLETDPGVLTTRIIDLVSPIGKGQRGLIVAPPKTGKTMIMQAIANAITHNNPECHLMVVLVDERPEEVTDMQRSVKGEVISSTFDRPAEDHTTVAELAIERAKRLVELGHDVVVLLDSITRLGRAYNLAAPASGRILSGGVDSTALYPPKRFFGAARNIEDGGSLTILATALVDTGSRMDEVIFEEFKGTGNAELKLDRKLADKRIFPAVDVDASGTRKEEILLAPDELAIVWKLRRVLHALDQQQAVELLLDKMKQTKSNAEFLMQIQKTTPTPGNGD is encoded by the coding sequence GTGAGCGACACCACCGATCTGATGGGCGCACGTGTCGAGGAGACCGCTGCCGCGCCCGCCACGGACGCCTCCGCGCCTGCCACCGGTGCCGGCTCCCGGCGGCGCCGCGGTACCGGCCTCGAGGGCATGGTGCTGGCCGAGCTGCAGCAGGTCGCATCCGGCCTCGGCATCAAGGGCACGGCGCGCATGCGCAAGAGCCAGCTGATCGAGGTCATCAAGGAGGCGCAGGCCGGAGGAGGTGCCGCCCCGGCGAAGGCCGAGACCGCCACCGAGACCAAGCCGAAGCGCCGCGCCACCTCCCGGGCCCGTACGGGCGACGAGGCCGCCGCCGCGAAGAAGGCGGAGAAGGCCACCGAGGCCCCCGCCGAGAAGGCCGTGGCCCAGCAGCAGATCGAGATTCCCGGTCAGCCGGCCAGCGAGGACGCCCCGGCCGAGCGCCGCCGTCGCCGCGCCACCGCCGACGCCGGTGCCCCCACGGCCGCCCCGGAGACGGTCGCCGCCGAGGCGAAGAGCGAGCCGAAGGCCGAGACGCCCGCGCAGTCGCAGGCCCAGCAGGGCGACGCCGGTGAGGGCGCCGAGGGCCGTCGTCGCGACCGCCGTGAGCGCGGCCGGGACCGTGACCGCGGTGACCGCGGTGACCGCCGCAAGGGCGACGACCAGCAGGGCGGCGGCCGTCAGGACCGCCAGCAGGGCCAGCAGCAGGGTGGCGGCCGGCAGGACCGCCAGCGCGACAACGGCCCGCAGGACGACGACGACTTCGAGGGCGGCCGTCGTGGCCGTCGCGGCCGTTACCGCGACCGCCGTGGCCGTCGCGGCCGCGACGAGATGGGCAGCACGGAGCCGCAGATCAACGAGGACGACGTCCTGATCCCGGTCGCGGGCATCCTCGACATCCTCGACAACTATGCCTTCATCCGTACGTCGGGCTACCTGCCGGGCCCCAACGACGTGTACGTCTCCCTTGCCCAGGTCCGCAAGAACGGCCTGCGCAAGGGCGACCACATCACCGGTGCGGTCCGTCAGCCCAAGGAAGGCGAGCGGCGCGAGAAGTTCAACGCGCTGGTGCGGCTCGACTCCGTCAACGGCATGGCGCCCGAACACGGCCGTGGCCGCCCGGAGTTCAACAAGCTCACCCCGCTGTACCCGCAGGACCGCCTCCGCCTGGAGACGGACCCGGGCGTGCTGACCACCCGCATCATCGACCTCGTGTCGCCGATCGGTAAGGGCCAGCGCGGTCTGATCGTGGCCCCGCCGAAGACCGGTAAGACCATGATCATGCAGGCGATCGCCAACGCGATCACGCACAACAACCCCGAGTGCCACCTGATGGTCGTCCTCGTCGACGAGCGTCCGGAAGAGGTCACCGACATGCAGCGGTCGGTCAAGGGCGAGGTCATCTCCTCGACCTTCGACCGCCCGGCCGAGGACCACACGACGGTCGCCGAGCTCGCCATCGAGCGCGCCAAGCGGCTCGTCGAGCTGGGCCACGACGTGGTCGTCCTGCTGGACTCCATCACGCGTCTGGGCCGTGCCTACAACCTGGCCGCGCCCGCCTCCGGCCGCATCCTGTCCGGTGGTGTCGACTCGACCGCGCTGTACCCGCCGAAGCGCTTCTTCGGTGCCGCGCGCAACATCGAGGACGGTGGCTCGCTCACCATCCTGGCGACGGCTCTCGTCGACACCGGGTCCCGTATGGACGAGGTGATCTTCGAGGAGTTCAAGGGCACGGGTAACGCCGAGCTGAAGCTCGACCGGAAGCTCGCGGACAAGCGGATCTTCCCCGCGGTGGACGTGGACGCGTCCGGTACGCGTAAGGAAGAGATCCTGCTCGCCCCCGACGAGCTCGCCATCGTCTGGAAGCTGCGCCGGGTGCTGCACGCGCTCGACCAGCAGCAGGCGGTCGAGCTGCTTCTCGACAAGATGAAGCAGACGAAGTCGAACGCCGAGTTCCTGATGCAGATCCAGAAGACGACGCCTACGCCTGGGAACGGCGACTAG
- the thrC gene encoding threonine synthase, which translates to MTHQWRGIIEEYRDRLPVSDTTPVVTLREGGTPLVPAQVLSERTGCEVHLKVEGANPTGSFKDRGMTMAITRAKEEGAKAVICASTGNTSASAAAYAVRAGMVSAVLVPQGKIALGKMGQALVHGAKILQVDGNFDDCLALARDLSDNYPVALVNSVNPVRIEGQKTAAFEIVDMLGDAPDIHVLPVGNAGNITAYWKGYTEYAADGVAEQTPRMWGFQASGSAPIVRGEVVKDPSTIATAIRIGNPASWQYAIAARDESGGFIDEVTDREILRAYRLLAAQEGVFVEPASAASVAGLLKAAEQGKVDPGQRIVCTVTGNGLKDPDWAVAGAPQPVTVPVDAATAAERLGLA; encoded by the coding sequence ATGACCCACCAGTGGCGCGGAATCATCGAGGAGTACCGGGACCGGCTGCCCGTCTCCGACACCACGCCGGTCGTGACGCTCCGCGAGGGCGGCACGCCCCTCGTGCCCGCGCAGGTGCTCTCCGAGCGCACGGGCTGCGAGGTCCACCTCAAGGTGGAAGGCGCCAACCCCACCGGGTCCTTCAAGGACCGCGGTATGACCATGGCCATCACGCGGGCCAAGGAGGAGGGCGCGAAGGCGGTCATCTGCGCCTCCACCGGCAACACGTCGGCCTCCGCCGCCGCCTACGCCGTCCGCGCGGGCATGGTTTCGGCCGTTCTCGTCCCGCAGGGCAAGATCGCGCTCGGCAAGATGGGCCAGGCGCTCGTCCACGGCGCGAAGATCCTCCAGGTCGACGGCAACTTCGACGACTGCCTCGCGCTCGCCCGTGACCTGAGCGACAACTACCCCGTGGCACTGGTCAATTCGGTCAACCCGGTGCGTATCGAGGGGCAGAAGACGGCGGCCTTCGAGATCGTGGACATGCTGGGCGACGCCCCGGACATCCATGTCCTGCCGGTGGGCAACGCGGGCAACATCACCGCGTACTGGAAGGGGTACACGGAGTACGCCGCCGACGGCGTCGCCGAGCAGACCCCGCGCATGTGGGGCTTCCAGGCCTCCGGCTCCGCGCCCATCGTGCGCGGCGAGGTCGTCAAGGACCCGTCGACCATCGCCACCGCCATCCGCATCGGCAACCCCGCGTCCTGGCAGTACGCGATCGCCGCGCGGGACGAGTCCGGTGGCTTCATCGACGAGGTGACGGACCGTGAAATCCTACGCGCCTACCGCCTGTTGGCCGCGCAGGAGGGCGTCTTCGTCGAGCCCGCGTCCGCCGCGTCCGTCGCCGGTCTGCTGAAGGCCGCCGAGCAGGGCAAGGTCGACCCGGGCCAGCGGATCGTGTGCACCGTCACCGGCAACGGCCTCAAGGACCCCGACTGGGCCGTCGCCGGCGCCCCGCAGCCCGTCACCGTCCCGGTCGACGCGGCGACGGCGGCCGAGCGGCTCGGGCTCGCGTAG
- a CDS encoding LCP family protein: MSAESRPEPGIPGETGTAGTRHRAKGRRRKPRDKRKGLLIMAWTAAGIVVLGGTGAGYLYFKLNGNLKSVDIDQALGTERPEKVDNGSENILVLGSDTRSGSNKDLGGGTDDGSARSDTAMIVHVYEGHKKASVVSIPRDTLVDRPRCTDTNGDTHDAASGVMFNESYSTGGAACAVKTVESISGIRMDHYLEVDFSGFQKLIDELGGVEVTTTKDINDPDSHLKLKAGPHQLTGKQALGLVRTRHGVGDGSDLGRIQLQQAFIKALINQIKDIDLFGNPKRLYDLAGTATKTVTTDSDLGSVNKLMSFADGLKGISSKNMNMVTMPVRYDPADPNRVIVAEAKAKQVWTALKNDEPIPKSATEGTASGDAKGVVSAS; this comes from the coding sequence GTGTCCGCCGAGAGCAGGCCGGAGCCCGGCATACCGGGCGAGACCGGCACCGCAGGTACACGCCACCGAGCCAAGGGCCGCCGTCGCAAGCCGCGCGACAAGCGCAAGGGCCTGCTGATCATGGCCTGGACGGCCGCCGGGATCGTGGTCCTGGGCGGCACCGGAGCCGGGTACCTGTACTTCAAGCTCAACGGCAACCTCAAGAGCGTCGACATCGACCAGGCACTCGGCACCGAACGGCCGGAGAAGGTCGACAACGGCTCCGAGAACATCCTCGTCCTCGGCTCGGACACCCGCTCCGGCAGCAACAAGGACCTCGGCGGCGGCACCGACGACGGCAGCGCCCGCTCGGACACGGCGATGATCGTGCACGTGTACGAGGGCCACAAGAAGGCCAGCGTGGTCTCCATCCCGCGGGACACCCTCGTCGACCGCCCCCGGTGCACCGACACCAACGGCGACACGCACGACGCGGCGTCCGGCGTGATGTTCAACGAGTCGTACTCCACGGGCGGCGCGGCCTGCGCGGTGAAGACCGTCGAGTCCATCTCCGGCATCCGCATGGACCACTATCTGGAGGTCGACTTCTCCGGCTTCCAGAAGCTCATCGACGAACTCGGCGGCGTCGAGGTCACCACCACCAAGGACATCAACGACCCCGACAGCCACCTCAAGCTCAAGGCCGGCCCCCACCAGCTCACCGGCAAGCAGGCCCTGGGCCTGGTCCGTACCCGGCACGGCGTGGGCGACGGATCCGACCTCGGCCGCATCCAGCTCCAGCAGGCCTTCATCAAGGCACTGATCAACCAGATCAAGGACATCGACCTCTTCGGCAACCCCAAGAGGCTCTACGACCTGGCCGGCACCGCCACCAAGACGGTGACCACCGACTCCGACCTGGGCTCGGTCAACAAGCTCATGTCCTTCGCGGACGGCCTCAAGGGCATCAGCTCCAAGAACATGAACATGGTCACGATGCCGGTCCGGTACGACCCGGCGGACCCGAACCGCGTGATCGTGGCCGAGGCGAAGGCCAAGCAGGTGTGGACGGCCCTGAAGAACGACGAGCCGATCCCGAAGTCGGCCACCGAGGGCACGGCAAGTGGCGACGCCAAGGGCGTGGTGAGCGCTTCGTGA